A region from the Muribaculum gordoncarteri genome encodes:
- a CDS encoding alpha-amylase family glycosyl hydrolase gives MKHSIQSLLAVSALSTLLASCGGDKKAPEAVTNDDVILHAWSWSFDTIAANMKNIADAGFDYVQTSPANTCYVGEGGGMALYSQPGDSVTGKWYYYYQPIDWKIGNYLLGDRDQFKAMCDSAAKYGIKVIVDVLPNHTAVDHTAVTADLDSAVGGHDKLFHANGLNDIIDYNDRYQCTTGKMGGLPDVNTENPDFQYYYMKYVNDLIACGARGFRYDTAKHIGLPSDPLDSLAERNNFWDIATGREPIRDITLSMPDSLFIYGEVLQDKNVKEDEYAEYMSLTASAYGHALRNALVNHNYYADSLASWHHKADPTKLVTWVESHDTYANQHESAGISDELIREGYVFLTARQNGVPLFFSRPAGSTRDNYWGNNRVGARGNDEFMNPEVVAVNKFRHAMHGQPESIFVSDNGAVIEVARGNKGVALINIGEEQASIDLPTTLKDGEYVDKVHDTTFKVKDGKISGVLTPLTSYIIY, from the coding sequence ATGAAACATTCAATTCAATCATTGTTGGCAGTGTCAGCACTGTCGACATTACTTGCATCCTGCGGAGGCGATAAGAAAGCTCCCGAAGCTGTAACCAACGACGATGTCATACTCCATGCCTGGTCATGGTCGTTTGACACGATTGCAGCCAATATGAAAAATATTGCCGATGCGGGGTTTGATTATGTGCAGACATCACCTGCCAACACTTGCTATGTGGGCGAAGGCGGCGGTATGGCCCTATACAGCCAGCCCGGCGACTCGGTTACCGGAAAATGGTACTACTACTATCAGCCGATCGACTGGAAGATCGGTAACTATCTTCTCGGCGACCGCGACCAGTTCAAGGCTATGTGCGACAGCGCCGCAAAATATGGCATAAAGGTGATTGTCGATGTGCTCCCCAACCACACTGCGGTAGACCACACGGCAGTAACCGCCGACCTTGACAGTGCAGTAGGCGGTCATGACAAGCTGTTCCACGCCAACGGACTCAACGATATTATCGATTATAACGACCGTTATCAGTGTACGACAGGAAAGATGGGTGGTCTTCCCGATGTAAACACCGAGAATCCCGACTTCCAGTACTACTACATGAAATATGTCAACGATCTGATTGCTTGCGGCGCACGCGGATTCCGCTATGACACGGCAAAACACATCGGATTGCCGTCGGACCCCCTCGACTCGCTTGCCGAGCGTAACAACTTCTGGGACATAGCCACCGGTCGCGAACCCATACGTGACATAACCCTGTCGATGCCCGACAGCCTGTTCATATATGGCGAAGTGCTTCAGGACAAGAACGTAAAGGAGGATGAATATGCCGAATATATGAGCCTTACTGCAAGCGCTTACGGACATGCACTGCGTAACGCTCTTGTAAATCACAACTATTATGCCGACAGCCTTGCATCATGGCATCACAAAGCCGACCCCACGAAGCTTGTCACTTGGGTTGAATCGCACGACACCTATGCCAATCAGCATGAATCGGCCGGCATCAGCGACGAGTTGATTCGTGAAGGTTACGTATTCCTCACTGCCCGTCAGAACGGTGTTCCCTTGTTCTTCAGCCGCCCGGCCGGAAGCACCCGCGACAACTACTGGGGCAACAATCGTGTAGGCGCACGCGGAAACGATGAGTTCATGAATCCCGAGGTGGTTGCCGTAAACAAGTTCCGCCACGCAATGCACGGACAGCCTGAATCGATATTCGTGTCCGACAACGGTGCTGTCATCGAAGTGGCCCGCGGCAACAAGGGTGTTGCTCTTATTAATATAGGAGAAGAACAGGCATCGATCGACCTGCCCACCACGTTGAAGGACGGTGAATATGTCGACAAGGTACATGACACGACTTTCAAAGTGAAAGACGGCAAGATTTCAGGTGTTTTAACACCTCTCACATCCTATATAATATATTAA
- the dapF gene encoding diaminopimelate epimerase: MKQIKFTKMHGISNDYIYINCMEVTPERLSELSIEMSDRHTGVGGDGIILICPSEVADFKMRIFNADGSEAKMCGNGSRCVGKYVYDYGLTDKNVVTLETLAGIKTLHLHVNKGKVDSVTVDMGEPVTSVREIPVIYNNEMMVNAPVDTSCGVVEMTAVSMGNPHGVVFVDSLDNVDVHGLGRELEIHPMWPDRANIEFAQINSPSEITMRVWERGSGETMACGTGACATAVAAALTGRTGDRVTVHLLGGDLEIYRNPDDSHIYMTGGATTVFEGVYERQS, from the coding sequence ATGAAGCAAATAAAGTTCACAAAGATGCATGGCATCAGCAATGACTACATATATATAAACTGTATGGAAGTCACGCCGGAGCGTCTAAGTGAATTATCGATAGAGATGAGCGACCGCCACACAGGTGTTGGCGGTGACGGCATCATCCTTATTTGTCCGTCGGAGGTTGCTGATTTCAAGATGCGCATATTCAATGCCGACGGTTCCGAAGCCAAGATGTGTGGAAACGGAAGTCGCTGTGTCGGCAAATATGTATATGATTACGGATTGACCGACAAGAATGTCGTAACTCTTGAAACATTGGCAGGCATCAAAACATTGCACCTGCACGTAAATAAAGGCAAAGTTGACTCGGTCACCGTCGACATGGGTGAGCCGGTCACATCAGTCAGGGAAATTCCGGTTATATATAATAATGAGATGATGGTCAACGCTCCGGTCGATACATCGTGCGGAGTGGTTGAGATGACAGCCGTTTCGATGGGCAATCCCCACGGAGTCGTGTTTGTCGACTCGCTCGATAATGTGGATGTACACGGATTGGGGCGTGAACTTGAAATTCACCCCATGTGGCCCGACCGGGCAAACATCGAATTTGCGCAAATAAATTCACCCTCCGAAATAACGATGCGAGTGTGGGAGAGAGGTAGCGGCGAAACAATGGCCTGTGGAACCGGAGCCTGTGCCACCGCAGTTGCCGCCGCGCTTACAGGCCGTACAGGCGATCGGGTGACAGTGCATCTGCTTGGCGGCGACCTTGAGATATATCGGAATCCCGATGATTCACACATCTACATGACAGGAGGCGCAACCACGGTGTTTGAAGGAGTCTACGAAAGACAAAGTTGA